From Sphingobium sp. B2D3C:
CCGCGCCGCGCTGGCGGAGCGCCTCGCGGACCGGTTGGCGGCCGATCTCGCGCTGGAAGCGGAGCTCGGCAACCTGCCCGACCGCGCCCTTGCCGCCGCACAAGCGCGTCTGGCGGACTGGACGTTCATGCCCAATGGCAGTGAGGGCTATGCCAAGGCGGAGGTGACAGCGGGCGGCGTCGATACCGCGGGTCTCTCCTCGCAGACGATGGAGGCCAAGGCGGTGCCGGGCTTGTACGTGATTGGCGAGGCGGTGGATGTGACCGGCTGGCTGGGCGGGTATAATTTTCAGTGGGCCTGGGCCAGCGCGCATGCGGCAGGACAGGCGGTTTAAGTCCACTGCACCATCATCACACCCACGTGCTCCTGCGAAGGCAGGAGCCCAGGGCGGAGAAGCCGGTCGATTGCGCCCTGGGTTCCTGCCTTCGCAGGAACACGAGATCAGCTACAACCGCCGCTCATCCCCGTTCGTGTCGAGCGGAGTCGAGACACCCAAGGACAGCGCTCTCCGTGTCTCGACTTCGCTCGACACGAGCGGCACCTGAAGGTTCGGGGCTAGCCCCTCACCTCACTCATAACCATCATCCGCCCCGGCATAGCTATCGTCCGCCAGATCGGTGAACCGCGTGATCTTGGAATCGAAGTAGAGCCTCACCTTGCCGGTGGCGCCGTGGCGCTGCTTGGCGACGATCAGCTCGGAATGGCCGGTGATCCGGTCCATTTTCTCGCGCCAGGCGGCATAAGCGCCCTCGTCCTCGATCTTGGGCTCCTTGCTCATCTCGTAATAGTCCTCGCGGTAGAGGAACCACACCATGTCGGCGTCCTGCTCGATCGAGCCGGATTCGCGCAGGTCCGAGAGTTGCGGCCGTTTGTCCTCGCGGCTTTCCACCGCGCGGCTGAGCTGGGAGAGCGCGATCACCGGCACCATCAGCTCCTTGGCGAGCGTCTTCAAACCACGGCTGATCTCGGAGATCTCGTTGACGCGGCTATCGCCGGCCTTGCCCGAGCCTTGCAGCAGCTGGAGATAGTCGACCACGATCATACCGATATTGTGCCGGCGCTTGAGGCGGCGGGCGCGGGTGCGCATCGCCGCGATGGTGAGGCCTGCGGTATCGTCGATGAACAGCGGTAGATCCTGCAACTCACGCGAGGCGCGGACGAGGTTCTGGAACTCGCTATGGTTGATCCGCCCCATGCGCAGCTTCTCGCCACTGATGCCCGACTGCTCGGCGAGGATACGCGTCGCCAGCTGGTCGGCGGACATTTCCAGGTTGAAAATGGCAACCGGTGCGCCGATCGACTTTTCCGGCGGAATGCCGTCGGCCATGTCGCGCATCCAGCGGCTGGCGGCATTATAGGCGATGTTGGTCGCCAGCGAGCTCTTGCCCATGCCGGGGCGCCCGGCAACGATGATAAGGTCCGACGGATGCAGGCCGCCGGTGCGGTTGTTCAGCCCATCCAGGCCCGAGGTGATGCCCGAGACATGGCCCCCGGAATTGAGCGCCTTCTCCGCCATGCCGACCGCAAGCCGCGTCGCCTGCGCGAAGGTCTTCATGCTGCCGGTGTCACCACCCTGCTCGGCCACCGCATAGAGGGCCAGCTCCGCCTGCTCGATCTGCCCCTTGGGGTCGATGGCATCGGAGGTGTCGAGCGCCTTGTCGACCAGCTCCCGCCCGACGCCGACCAGCTCGCGCAGCAGCGCCAGATCATAGACCTGCCGGGCAAAATCGCGCGCGCCGATCACCGCCGCGCCGCTGCCGGTGAGCTGCGCGAGATAGGCCGGGCCGCCCAGTTCCTTGAGCGCCGGGTCGCTCTCCAGCAGTGGCTTCAAGGTCACCGGATTGGCGACCATGTTGCGATCGACCAGCTTGAGGATCGCCTCATAGATGCGCCCATGCAGCGGCTCGAAGAAATGCTCGGCGCGCAGCTCCATCTGCACGTCCTCGACGATCCGGTTGTCGATCATCAACGCGCCGATCAGCGCAGCCTCCGCCTCCACATTGCGCGGCATACGGGCTTCAGAGCCGGGCACATCGGGCACCGGGGCAAGACGGATCGTGTTTTCTGACATGGGGGACGCATTGTCCTCTCTTCCGAGGTGCGGCGCAAGAGCCGAGGGTGCGTCCAACTGTGGAGGACTGTGGATAAGACTGGGGATGGATTTTGGAAGCGCCACCTCAACTCCGTCACCCCGGGCTTGACCCGGGGTCCCGCTTCTCATCACATCAGCCCATGGATCGGGAACGGCAGGGTGGCTGGGTCTACATCATGGCAGATCGCTATCGCGGCACGATGTATGTCGGCGTGACCGCTCATCTCGGCGCGCGCATTCTTCAGCATCGCAGCGGAACAGGATCGGACTTCTGCGCCCGTTATGGATTAGCCCGAATGGTGTGGGCGGAGCCGGGCGAGGACATCGCCCAATGCATCGCTCACGAAAAACGGCTCAAGCGCTGGCGGCGCGAATGGAAGTTCGCGCCGATCGAACGTGATAATCCCGACTGGAAGGACAGGTTCGATCTGCTGGTTTGAAGAAGCGGGACCCCGGGTCGAGCCCGGGGTGACGAGAGAAGAGAGATCGATCTGCCGCGCAATCCGTGGCACAAACCCTCACCCCAACGCCTTCACCGCCTCCAGAACCTCGGCGGCATGGCCCTTCACCTTCACCTTGGGCCACACGCGCACGATCTTGCCGTCCGCATCGGCCAGGAAGGTCGCGCGCTCGATGCCCATATATTTGCGGCCATAAAGGCTCTTCTCAACCCAGGTGCCGAAGGCCTCGCACACGCTGCCATCGCCATCGGATGCCAGCGTGACGGCGAGGCTGTGCTTGTCGGCGAAGCGCTTGAGCTTGGCGGGCGCATCCTTGGAGACCGCGATCACCGGCACGCCCAGCGCGCCGAACGCATCGACCAGCCCGGTGAAGTCGATCGCCTCGGTGGTGCAGCCCGGCGTATCGGCCTTGGGGTAGAAATAGACGACCAGCGGTTTGCCACGAAAATCCGCGAGCCGGATGGGCGCGTCATCCGCACCGGTGAGAGTCACGTCGGGCAGGGTCTCGCCTTGGCTCAGCATCATGTCGTTCCTTCCGATGGCGCCGCCTGGCCGGCCAGCGCGTTCCAGCTCGTGGCGATGATCTGCCGCGCGGCGTCGATTCGGGCAAGCAACTCGCCCCAGTCGCGCGCGCCGCAGGCCCGGGCGACCAGCCAGCGGCTTTCCTCCACCGGCTCGCTCGATTGCGGCGCGACGAGGCGAGCGACGACCAGATAGCGGGTCAGCAGGTCCGCCGCCTCGCGCAGCGCGCTGTCGAGCAGCCCGGCGGCGATCAGTCTCTCCAGCGCCATGTTGAGACTGGGCGAGAAGCCGGTGCGATGGGTGAGCTGCGTCACATGGATGAGGAATTCCAGATCGACGAGGCCGCCCGGCATCAGCTTCACGTCGAGTGTCCCGGCCGGCGGCTTGTGGGTGGCGATGTCGCGCCGCATCTTCACCGCCTGCGCGAGCAGTTGCGCGGGGTCGCGCTCCACCATCAGCGTCTCCCGGACGATCTCGTCCAGCGCCGCGCGGGCGCTGGGCGATCCGAACACCGGGCGGGCACGGGTGAGCGCCAGATGCTCCCAGGTCCACGCCGCCTCCGCCTGATAGCGCGCAAAGCTCTCGAAGCTGACCGCCAGCGGGCCCTGATTGCCCGAGGGGCGCAACCGCGTGTCGACTTCATAAAGCGCGCCGGCGGCCGTCGGCACGGAGAGCGCGTTGATCACCCGCTGGGAGAGGCGGTTATAATAGAGCGTCGCGCCCAAGGGCCGGCGCCCGTCCGATTCCGCGTTGAAATCGCCGCTGAACAGGAAGATCAGATCGAGGTCGGAGGCATGGGTGAGCAATCCGCCACCAAAGCGCCCGAGCGCCAGAATGGCCAGCTCGCTACCCGGCACCCGGCCGTGGGTCTGCTCGAACTCCGCCACGGCGGCTGCGGCGAGCACGTCCACCGCCGCCTCCGCCACCCGCGCATAGCCCCGGCCAACCTCAAGTGGATCGACCTCGCGACTGACGATCTGCACCCCCAGCGCAAAGCGCCGCTCGCCCACGACATGGCGGACATGGTCGAGCCGGTGCTGGAAGTCATCGCCGGCATCATGCGTGCGCATCGTCTCAATGAGCGTCGGCACATCCGGCGGCAGATCGAGCGCGCTCTGGTCGATCAGCCCATCGAACAGTGCCGCCCGGCGCCCCAGCGCATCGGCCAATGTGGGCGCGTGGGAGAGGATCGTCACCAGCGTCTCGGCCAGGGCTGGGCGGGCGACCAGCAGGCGCAGCAGATTGACCGCCGTCGGCAGGCCTTCGATCACCTGATCCAGCTTGTTGAGCGCGGTGAGCGGGGCCGGCGCACGGGCGATCTGGCGCATCAGGCCGGGCAGCAGCTCCTCCAGCGCCTCGCGCGCCGGGGCGCTGCGCAGCGGGCGCAGGCTGCCGTCCCGCCAGCGGGTGATGCGCGCGACGAAGGGCTCGGTCTCCTCGATGCCGATGTCTTCCAGCCGCTGCGCCAGCGCGCGCGGCTCATCGGGCAGGCGATCATCGCCTTCCTCATCCTCGCCGACCAGCCCATCGAAAGTGAGGCCGGTCGCTTCGACATGCGGCTGCAACGCCGCGAGCAGCGCCGCGCCGTCGGCATAGCCGGCCAGCTGCGCGACATTGCCCAAGGCGGCCGGGCTTTCCGGGAGCATGTGCGTCTGCCGGTCATCGACCATCTGCAGGCGATGCTCGATCGTGCGGAGCATCACATAGGCCGCATCGAGCCGCGCGCGCTCGTCAGGCTGGATCAACCCCGCCTCGCCCAGCACGCGCAGCGCCGCGCGCGTGGCCGGTGCCCGCAGCGCGGGATTGCGCCCGCCCTGAATGAGCTGGTGCGCCTGCGCGAAGAACTCCACCTCGCGAATGCCGCCGCGCCCGCGCTTCAAATCGAAGCCGGGGCCAAAGCGCTGGCCACTGGCATAATGCGCGCGAATGCGGCGCGAGACGTCGCTAATCGCCCGGATCGCACCGAAATCCAGACTGCGCCGCCAGACGAATGGCCGGATCGTGCTGAGGAATTCCTCGCCCAGCGCGATGTCGCCGGCCGCCGCACGGGCGCGCACGAAAGCGGCCTGCTCCCAACCGACCGCGGCGCTCTCATAATAGCTGATCGCCGCTTCGACCGGCAGGATGATCGGCGAAACCTCGGGCGATGGGCGCAGCCGCAAGTCGACCCGGAAGACATAGCCGTCCCCGGTCCGCTCGGTGAGCAGCGCCACCATCCGCCGCGCCAACCGCAGCGCTGCCTCCTGCGGCTCTTCCTTGCCGCGCGTCGGGATCGTTTCAGGGTCGAAGATCAGGATCGGGTCGATGTCCGAGCTGTAGTTCAGCTCCCGGCTGCCATGCTTGCCCAGCGCAATCACCGCGATGCCGCGCGGCGCCTCATCCGGGTAGCGCTCGGCAAAAGCCGCGTTCAGCGCAATATCGACCGCCTCATCAGCAAAATCGGAGAGTCGCCGGGTGACGACATCGAGATCCCAAAGCCCGGCAAGGTCCGCAATCGCGGCCACCAGAGCCAGCGCACTGCGCCGCACCCGCAAGCGACGATCCACCGGCTCATCCGCCGCCAGCGCGCGCCCGGCCTCCCACGCCGTCTCCGCCTGCCCCTCGCGCAGCAGGGCAACCAGCTCGGGATAAACATCAATCTGCCGCGCCAGAAAGGGCGAATGCGCACGCGCGCGCTCAAGGGCATCGATAACGGGGTTTGTGGTCAGGCTCTCCATTGCCGCCTCTTAGCGCCGGGAGCTGCAGGCGGGAAGGGTGGCGCGGTGATCGAAGCCGCTCGCTGAGCAACTGCTGTTTCTCGTGCAGGCTAGATGAAGAAAGCGGGACCCCGGAGCAAGTCCGGGGTGACGGTAAATAGCGAACTAGACTGCGACCTCACGCCACGCCCCCGGCGCCAGTCCGTCCAGCGTCCACGCCCCCACCTGCCAGCGCACCAGACGCAACGTGGGATTGCCGACTGCTGCGGTCATCCGGCGCACCTGGCGGTTACGGCCTTCGCTGATGGTGAGGCGCAGCCAGCAATCGGGCACGCTCTTGCGCACGCGGATCGGGGGATCGCGCTCCCAGAGGTCCGGCGGTGCGATGCGATCGGCCTGCGCGGGGCGGGTCATGCCGTCGTTGAGCATGACGCCGCGCCGCAAGCGCTCGAGCGCCGGCTCGTCCGGCTCGCCTTCCACCTGCACCAGATAGGTCTTGGGCGTCTTGTAGCGGGGATCGGAGATGCGCGCCTGCAAGCGGCCATCATCGGTGAGCAGCAGCAACCCCTCGCTGTCCCGGTCCAGCCGACCGGCAGGATAGACGCCTGGCACATCGATATAGGCCGAGAGAGTCGGGCGTGGCGAGGGCGAGCGCGCATCGGTGAACTGCGGCAACACGCCATAGGGCTTATTGAAGAGGATGAGCCGCGCCATCGTCCGCTTAATCCTCCGGATCGAGGGTGACGCTGCCCTGACTGGCCAGCGCCGCGATCAGCGCCAGCACCGCCGCATCCGGCGTCTCCACCGGCGCGTCGTCCCCTGCGCAGAGCCGCTCGGCGAAGCGCGCCGCCTCCCCCGTGCAGGCAAACGCCTCGCCGTCCACGAACAGCGTCAACGCGTCCGCCCCGTCACGGACGAACACGAAGCGGCTCGCCGGATTGCGGCGCACCGGCAAGCCGTCGTCCAGCGCATCCTGCACATCCTCCGCCAGCACCGGCGCTTCGGGGCGCCAGTCTGCCTGCGGATATTTGGGCGTGCTGCTCGCCTGTCCGAACCAGCGCGCAAAGCCGGCGCGATCCGCCAGCGCCTGCGTCGCCAGATCATGCAGCCGGGCCAGCGCCGCGGGCGTTATTTCGCCCGGATTGGCCTGGCGCGACAGGCCGGGGTCGGCATAGCGATCATCCTCGGCCAGCCCGTCGGCGACATGCGCGCTCCAGTCCTCGATCAGGTCGCGCTGGGAGGGTGCGCGAAAGCCGATGGAATAGGTCATGCAATCCGGCCCGACCGCCACGCCATCATGAGAGACACCCGGCGGCAGATACAGGATGTCGCCCGGCTCCAGCAGCCATTCCTGCGTCGGCACAAAGTCCGCAAGCAACCGCAGGTCGTCATGGGGGCGCAGTGGGGTCGACTCGTCGCACAGCCCGCCGATCTGCCAGCGCCTTTTGCCCGCGCCCTGAATCAGAAACACGTCATATTGGTCGAAATGCGGCCCGACGCCCCCGCCGTCCGTGGCGTAGCTCACCATCACATCGTCCATCCGCCAATTGGGGATGAAGCGGAAGGGCGCCATCAGCGCGGCCACCTCTTCGACGTAATGATCGACCGCCTGCACCAGCAGCGTCCATGGCGCATCGCCGAGCGCGCCAAAGCGCGCCTCGTCCAGCGGTCCGTGCTCGACGGCCCAGTCGGTGCCGGCCTGGGTGATCAGCCGCGATTCCACCTCATCTTCGCAGGCGAGGCCGGCGAGATCGTCCGGCTCCAGCGGGTTGATCCACTGGCTCCACGGATTGCGGATGAGCAGCGGCTTGCGCTGCCAATACTCCCGCAGGAACAGGTCGATGTCGAAATCGGCGAGCTGCAAGGGCGCGCTCAAAACGCCTTGCTCGCATAATCGGCGCGGAAGCGGCTCGCGAACTCGGTGAGCCGCCCGGCAGCGATCGCATCCCTCAGCCCCGCCATCAGCGCCTGATAGAAATGGAGATTGTGCTGCGTCATCAGCATCGCGCCCAGCATCTCGCCGGCCTTGACCAGATGATGCAGATAGGCGCGGCTGACGCTGCCGCAGACCGGGCAGGTGCAGCGCGCATCGAGCGGTGTCGGATCCTCGGCAAAGCGCGCATTGCGGATGTTGAGCGGCCCGGCCCAGGTGAAGGCCTGCCCGTTGCGCCCGGAGCGGGTCGGCAGCACGCAATCGAACATGTCGATGCCGCGCTCGACCGCACCGACAATATCGTCCGGCTTGCCGACGCCCATCAGATAGCGCGGCTTCTCGACCGGCAGATGGCCCACGCAATGGTCGAGGCAGGCGAACATCGCCTCCTGCCCCTCGCCCACCGCGAGGCCGCCGACCGCATAGCCATCGAAGCCGATCTCCACGAGCGCCTGCGCGGACTGCTTGCGCAGTTCCTCATCGAGCGCGCCCTGCTGGATGCCGAACAGCGCCGCTCGCGCGGCATGGTCTCCGCCCGCATCGAAGCCCGCGCGCGAGCGCGCCGCCCAGCGCATCGAACGCTCCATGGCCTGCGCCTGCGCATCCCGGCTGGTGGTCGTGGGCACCAACTCGTCAAAGCACATCACGATGTCGCTGCCGAGCAGCCGCTGGATTTCCATCGATCGCTCGGGGCTGAGCATATGGCGCGAGCCATCGATATGGCTGGCAAAGGCGACGCCCTGCTCGGTGACCTTGGTGAGCGCAGACAGGCTCATCACCTGATAGCCACCGCTATCGGTGAGGATCGGCCGCTCCCAGCCGGAGAGCGCATGCAGCCCGCCCAGCGCCGCTACCCGCTCCGCACCGGGTCGCAGCATCAGATGATAGGTATTGCCCAGGATGATATCCGCGCCCGCCGCGCGCACTTCCGCAGGGCGCATCGCCTTGACGGTCGCCGCCGTGCCGACCGGCATGAAGGCCGGCGTGCGGATCACGCCGCGCTTCATGACGATCTCGCCGGTGCGGGCCTTGCCGTCCGTGGCGGCGATGCTGAAGGCGAACCGCGCCGACTGCGGATCCGCCGGCACGCGGAAAGGCGGGGGAGTATGCGGGGCGCTGTCGCTCATGCCCGCGCCATAGCGCGCCGCGGCCGCATTGACACCCCCCGGCGGGCGACGTGTGTCAAGCCAAGAGGATATAACGAACACCCTTCACCCTTCTCCCCTTGAGGGAGAAGGATACGCAGCCTTGCCGCCTTCTGGCGGCTAGGCGGAGTTGGATGAGAGGTGGCGGATCTCTGATCCGCGCGATCCTGGGGATCGCTCACCCCTCTCCCAGCTTCGACTAAGGCAGCAAGCTGCCAAGTCTGCGCATCCCTCTCCCTCAAGGGGAGAGGGCATGAAGCCCACCGGCAACCTTCCTTCACCGCCGTTAGATAATCCCGCAAAATTCCATCTGGACCGCCCGCGCACCCGCGCTAAAGTCCGCGCCAGCCGAGGAGCCCACAAGGCCCCGGACCAATCGCCTGCCCCATGCTGCCCGGGGGCGGGCATCATCGGGAGAGATCAGTGGCAGAGTTCGACATGATTGATGCAACGGCCTGGGCGGCCATGCTGCTCGGGGCGTTTACGCTGGCCGCCGCCATCGGCGCGCTGCGCAAGCCCGGCCTGTGGCAGACGATGGTCAAGGAGATCGAGCTATCGCCTGCGCTGCAATTGCTGTGCGGACTGGTAGAATTGATTCTGGGCGCCGCGGTCTATCTCGCCAATCCATGGATTCCGGCGGATATCCTCACCTGCATCATGAAGGCCATTGGCGGCATCATGATGATCGAGGCGCTGGTCGTGCTCGCCTTCTCGGACCTCTACTTCCACTTCTGGCTGCGCAATCTGGCAAACATGCAGCGCATCTGGGTGGCGCTGACGCTGGTCTGCGGGCTGGCCCTCACCGTGGCGGGACTGATGCGGCTCAACTGACCGCGCACGACATCCTGCGTGATGCCGGAAGGACGCAGGCGGACAGGATTGTCGACGCAGAGACGGGCGTGATCGGCGCGGCGGGAGCCTTCTGCCTCCTGCGGCGTTGCACGGATCAGCCTCTTGTCGGAGTTTCAACTTGCGCCCTTTCCCCTCCCTATCCCCTTGTCTTCTCGCCATTCTGGCCGTCGCACCCGCTTTGTCGGCACCCGCCCTCGGCCAGACCGCGACGGCGGCAAGCGAAGCCGCCGAGCAGCGCGAAGCCGCACGCGCCCGCGCGGGGGACCGGCTGACCATCGGCCTGGGCGCCGCAGTGATCCCGGAATATGAGGGCGCCAACGGCACCAGCATCACGCCGGTGCCCGGTGCGGTCGGCAAGCTGGGCGGCCTCAACTTCCTGTATGTCGGAAACCGCGCCAGCATCGATCTGATCAACGATGGCGGCTCGCGCTGGGATTTCCAGCTCGGTCCGGTCGCTACCATCGGCCTCAACCGCACCAATGTCGACAAGATCGACGACGAGCGCATCCGCGCGCTCGGCAAGGTCGGCACCTCGGTCGAGCTGGGCGGCTATGCCGGCATTGCCCGCTGGGGCCTCATCACCAGCAATTATGACCGCCTCTCCGCAACGGTCACCGCGCGCAAGGATGTCGCGGGCGCCCATGGCGGCACGATCATCACGCCTTCGGTCAGCTACATGACACCGCTGAGCACCAAGAGCCTCGCGGTCGTGTCCTTTAGCGCCAATCATGTCGATGGCGATTATGCCGGCACTTATTTCTCGATCACCCCCGCACAGAGCGCCGCAAGCACCCTGCCCGTCTACACCGCCAGCAGCGGCTGGAAGGACTGGACGCTCGCCGCCGCCGGCAACATCGCCCTGACAGGTGACCTCTCGGGCGGCCTCTCGCTGGTGGGTGGCGTCGCCTATACCCGCCTGCTCGGCGACATTGCCGACAGCCCGGTGGTCCGCCTCGCCGGATCGCGCAACCAGTGGATGTTCGGCGCGGGACTGGCCTACACCTTCTGATCCACCGCCGCGCGGGCCTTGCGTACGGCGCCCGCGCGGCGAGTCCTCTTCGGCTGACGGCACCATTGCACTCTCGCTCCAGAGGGCCTATCCTCCTGCCTTCCCCGGGGAGCCTGCTGACTGGCTGAGAGGGATGGGTAGCGCCATCCGACCCGTTGAACCTGAACCGGCTCGTACCGGCGGAGGGAGCGGAGCGTGGCCAGTC
This genomic window contains:
- a CDS encoding replicative DNA helicase; the protein is MSENTIRLAPVPDVPGSEARMPRNVEAEAALIGALMIDNRIVEDVQMELRAEHFFEPLHGRIYEAILKLVDRNMVANPVTLKPLLESDPALKELGGPAYLAQLTGSGAAVIGARDFARQVYDLALLRELVGVGRELVDKALDTSDAIDPKGQIEQAELALYAVAEQGGDTGSMKTFAQATRLAVGMAEKALNSGGHVSGITSGLDGLNNRTGGLHPSDLIIVAGRPGMGKSSLATNIAYNAASRWMRDMADGIPPEKSIGAPVAIFNLEMSADQLATRILAEQSGISGEKLRMGRINHSEFQNLVRASRELQDLPLFIDDTAGLTIAAMRTRARRLKRRHNIGMIVVDYLQLLQGSGKAGDSRVNEISEISRGLKTLAKELMVPVIALSQLSRAVESREDKRPQLSDLRESGSIEQDADMVWFLYREDYYEMSKEPKIEDEGAYAAWREKMDRITGHSELIVAKQRHGATGKVRLYFDSKITRFTDLADDSYAGADDGYE
- a CDS encoding GIY-YIG nuclease family protein, encoding MDRERQGGWVYIMADRYRGTMYVGVTAHLGARILQHRSGTGSDFCARYGLARMVWAEPGEDIAQCIAHEKRLKRWRREWKFAPIERDNPDWKDRFDLLV
- the bcp gene encoding thioredoxin-dependent thiol peroxidase is translated as MLSQGETLPDVTLTGADDAPIRLADFRGKPLVVYFYPKADTPGCTTEAIDFTGLVDAFGALGVPVIAVSKDAPAKLKRFADKHSLAVTLASDGDGSVCEAFGTWVEKSLYGRKYMGIERATFLADADGKIVRVWPKVKVKGHAAEVLEAVKALG
- a CDS encoding bifunctional [glutamine synthetase] adenylyltransferase/[glutamine synthetase]-adenylyl-L-tyrosine phosphorylase produces the protein MESLTTNPVIDALERARAHSPFLARQIDVYPELVALLREGQAETAWEAGRALAADEPVDRRLRVRRSALALVAAIADLAGLWDLDVVTRRLSDFADEAVDIALNAAFAERYPDEAPRGIAVIALGKHGSRELNYSSDIDPILIFDPETIPTRGKEEPQEAALRLARRMVALLTERTGDGYVFRVDLRLRPSPEVSPIILPVEAAISYYESAAVGWEQAAFVRARAAAGDIALGEEFLSTIRPFVWRRSLDFGAIRAISDVSRRIRAHYASGQRFGPGFDLKRGRGGIREVEFFAQAHQLIQGGRNPALRAPATRAALRVLGEAGLIQPDERARLDAAYVMLRTIEHRLQMVDDRQTHMLPESPAALGNVAQLAGYADGAALLAALQPHVEATGLTFDGLVGEDEEGDDRLPDEPRALAQRLEDIGIEETEPFVARITRWRDGSLRPLRSAPAREALEELLPGLMRQIARAPAPLTALNKLDQVIEGLPTAVNLLRLLVARPALAETLVTILSHAPTLADALGRRAALFDGLIDQSALDLPPDVPTLIETMRTHDAGDDFQHRLDHVRHVVGERRFALGVQIVSREVDPLEVGRGYARVAEAAVDVLAAAAVAEFEQTHGRVPGSELAILALGRFGGGLLTHASDLDLIFLFSGDFNAESDGRRPLGATLYYNRLSQRVINALSVPTAAGALYEVDTRLRPSGNQGPLAVSFESFARYQAEAAWTWEHLALTRARPVFGSPSARAALDEIVRETLMVERDPAQLLAQAVKMRRDIATHKPPAGTLDVKLMPGGLVDLEFLIHVTQLTHRTGFSPSLNMALERLIAAGLLDSALREAADLLTRYLVVARLVAPQSSEPVEESRWLVARACGARDWGELLARIDAARQIIATSWNALAGQAAPSEGTT
- a CDS encoding pseudouridine synthase, whose amino-acid sequence is MARLILFNKPYGVLPQFTDARSPSPRPTLSAYIDVPGVYPAGRLDRDSEGLLLLTDDGRLQARISDPRYKTPKTYLVQVEGEPDEPALERLRRGVMLNDGMTRPAQADRIAPPDLWERDPPIRVRKSVPDCWLRLTISEGRNRQVRRMTAAVGNPTLRLVRWQVGAWTLDGLAPGAWREVAV
- a CDS encoding cupin domain-containing protein; translation: MQLADFDIDLFLREYWQRKPLLIRNPWSQWINPLEPDDLAGLACEDEVESRLITQAGTDWAVEHGPLDEARFGALGDAPWTLLVQAVDHYVEEVAALMAPFRFIPNWRMDDVMVSYATDGGGVGPHFDQYDVFLIQGAGKRRWQIGGLCDESTPLRPHDDLRLLADFVPTQEWLLEPGDILYLPPGVSHDGVAVGPDCMTYSIGFRAPSQRDLIEDWSAHVADGLAEDDRYADPGLSRQANPGEITPAALARLHDLATQALADRAGFARWFGQASSTPKYPQADWRPEAPVLAEDVQDALDDGLPVRRNPASRFVFVRDGADALTLFVDGEAFACTGEAARFAERLCAGDDAPVETPDAAVLALIAALASQGSVTLDPED
- the tgt gene encoding tRNA guanosine(34) transglycosylase Tgt, producing the protein MSDSAPHTPPPFRVPADPQSARFAFSIAATDGKARTGEIVMKRGVIRTPAFMPVGTAATVKAMRPAEVRAAGADIILGNTYHLMLRPGAERVAALGGLHALSGWERPILTDSGGYQVMSLSALTKVTEQGVAFASHIDGSRHMLSPERSMEIQRLLGSDIVMCFDELVPTTTSRDAQAQAMERSMRWAARSRAGFDAGGDHAARAALFGIQQGALDEELRKQSAQALVEIGFDGYAVGGLAVGEGQEAMFACLDHCVGHLPVEKPRYLMGVGKPDDIVGAVERGIDMFDCVLPTRSGRNGQAFTWAGPLNIRNARFAEDPTPLDARCTCPVCGSVSRAYLHHLVKAGEMLGAMLMTQHNLHFYQALMAGLRDAIAAGRLTEFASRFRADYASKAF
- a CDS encoding MipA/OmpV family protein, with product MSAPALGQTATAASEAAEQREAARARAGDRLTIGLGAAVIPEYEGANGTSITPVPGAVGKLGGLNFLYVGNRASIDLINDGGSRWDFQLGPVATIGLNRTNVDKIDDERIRALGKVGTSVELGGYAGIARWGLITSNYDRLSATVTARKDVAGAHGGTIITPSVSYMTPLSTKSLAVVSFSANHVDGDYAGTYFSITPAQSAASTLPVYTASSGWKDWTLAAAGNIALTGDLSGGLSLVGGVAYTRLLGDIADSPVVRLAGSRNQWMFGAGLAYTF